In Lycium barbarum isolate Lr01 chromosome 9, ASM1917538v2, whole genome shotgun sequence, the DNA window ATAACCTTTTAACACGTTAATTCAAATAAGATGCATGAAACACGTTTATTTCTCACTTTTCTAGATCATTTCCAGATAATGTTGAGTTTTGCTTCTGAAATTAACGAAATACATAAGAAAATAAATACGAGTTTCATGACTCACTCATAGTGAATTGCTTGACGATCGTATAAAACATCGTATTCAAGTGGAAAACCAAGAAGGAAAAAAGAATGAAATTCATTTTTTGGAAAGTTCACTGCCGTGTACATAAAGTTCTCCTTAAACATTTAAGGTGCGTTAGAAATGAAAGGTCTATAAATTGCAATACAGTTTTGATATGTATgataattagaaaaaaaaaatgattatgaTCTTTCTGCTCTTAGTTACCCTTCCGATTGTAATCAATTTCCTAATTCTCCTAGCCAAAAAGGCTAGAAAAAATGTCGTGCCACCAGGTCCTTTAGGGCTACCTTTTATTGGAAATTTGCATCAATTTGATAGTTTAACCCCTCATCTTTATTTTTGGAAACTTTCCAAGAAGTATGGAAATATATTCTCATTAAAAATTGGTTCTGCTACTATGGTAGTAATTTCTTCAGCAAAATTAGCAAAAGAGGTAACAAAAATACAAGATCTAGCATTTTGTAGTAGACCCTCTTTTCTTGGCCAACAAAAATTGTCTTACAACGGCCATGATATTGCCTTAGCACCTTACAATGACTATTGGAGGGAAATGCGAAAAGTTTGTGCTGTTCATTTGTTCAGTCTCAAGAAAGTGCAATCATTCAGTCCGATTCGTGAAGATGAAGTATCAAGAATGATGAAGAAAATATCACAACAAGCCGTCGCTTCACAAATTACAAATTTGAGCAATATGGTGATTTCACTAACAAGTACAATTATTTGCAGAGTTGCTTTTGGTATTAGGTATGATGAAGAAGCACACGAAAAGAGGAGATTCAATGAACTTTTTGCTGTGTCACAAGAGATGATGGCGGGGTTCTTTTTCTCTGATTATTTTCCTTTATTTGGTTGGCTTGATAAATTCTGTGGAAATATTAGTAGACTTGAGAAGATTTTTAAGGATTTAGATGAGTTTTATGAAGAACTCATTGAACAACATC includes these proteins:
- the LOC132610174 gene encoding 6,7,8-trihydroxycoumarin synthase-like, which produces MIMIFLLLVTLPIVINFLILLAKKARKNVVPPGPLGLPFIGNLHQFDSLTPHLYFWKLSKKYGNIFSLKIGSATMVVISSAKLAKEVTKIQDLAFCSRPSFLGQQKLSYNGHDIALAPYNDYWREMRKVCAVHLFSLKKVQSFSPIREDEVSRMMKKISQQAVASQITNLSNMVISLTSTIICRVAFGIRYDEEAHEKRRFNELFAVSQEMMAGFFFSDYFPLFGWLDKFCGNISRLEKIFKDLDEFYEELIEQHLNPNRPKSMKGDIIDLLLQLRKEQSTPIDLTLDNIKAILMNIFLGGTDTSAATVVWAMTALIKNPKAMKKVQEEIRKSIGNKGIVNEDDVQKMPYLKAVIKETLRLYPPAPLLVARETMHKSILEGYEIQPKTIIHVNSWAIARDPEIWENSEEFIPERFLNSTIDFKGQDFELIPFGAGRRGCPGIALGVATVDLILSNLLYAFDWELPCGMKKEDVDTNVLPGIIMHKKNDLCLVPENYL